A genome region from Leptospiraceae bacterium includes the following:
- the yajC gene encoding preprotein translocase subunit YajC, producing MYLTATLQIIFFLAQEGADAKSSLSALILFPIMLVIMYFLVIQPQRKEEKNKKAMIQALVKGDTVVTSSGIWGKVVEFKDNNESVVLNIAKDTNVTFTATSIVKKK from the coding sequence ATGTATTTAACAGCGACACTTCAAATTATTTTCTTTTTAGCACAAGAAGGGGCAGATGCAAAGTCTTCTCTTTCAGCTCTCATTTTATTTCCAATCATGCTTGTGATTATGTATTTTTTGGTAATTCAACCACAAAGGAAAGAAGAGAAAAATAAAAAAGCGATGATACAAGCCCTAGTGAAAGGTGATACAGTTGTAACATCTAGTGGAATTTGGGGTAAAGTTGTTGAGTTTAAGGATAATAATGAATCAGTAGTGTTGAATATCGCAAAAGATACAAATGTTACATTTACAGCTACCTCTATAGTAAAGAAAAAATAA